TGTCGTGCGACCGCTCGCCCTTCACGTTGACGACGAATCCCACCCCGCATGCGTCGTGCTCGATCCGCGGGTCCCTCAGCCACTGTGTGCTTCGTTGCGCCATGCTACGCTCTCCGCAGATGTCCGGTTCCCTCGCTCGAGCGCCGCGTGCGCCGGGTGTGCGTGGGCGGCACGGTGTCCTCGGGCTCGAGGCCGAGCTGCACGCGCTCGATGTGGGTCGACAGGACGACGGTCGTTTCGGTCCGCGCCACGCCGTCGATGGAGCGGATCTTCGAGATCAGCCGCTCGAGCGTCGACGTGTTCGCGGTCTTCACCTTGAGCAGGAAAGTGAACGCCCCGGTCACGTGATGGCACTCGAGAACGTTCTCGACCGCGGTCACCTGCTGCTCGAACGCTTCGATCGAATCGGGATTGGTGGTAAGGACGCCGATGAATGCGGTGACGTCGAGGCCGATGCGACGCCCGTCGAGGATGGCGTGGTAACCGGTGATGACGTTCGCGGCCTCGAGCTTCTTGATGCGCTCGAGCACCGCGGGCGCCGAGAGCCCCACCTGCTCGCCCAGACGCGCGAGCGGAGTGCGGCAATCCTCCTGCAAGAGCGACATGATGCGGAGATCCGTGTCGTCTGGCGCGGCGTCTGCGTTGGCTCCGAATCTCATAAGGTGCTCCTGGGGGTTTAGTCCACTTTTATTCAGGATCTTCCATGCGTGTCAATGGTTTATTAGGCATGCCAAAGGGGGAAGCATGAGGGCAGCCATGGCGTCGATCGGGGTGGCTCTGGCCGTGACCATGGCCGCGGCGCAGCCGGTCTCGCAGCGCATCACCGCGGCGGACACGGCGCTCCTGTTCGGCGGTGCGGACGCCGAGGGCGGCATCGGCGATTGGTACGTGTCCAACGGCGTCGTGCAGGCGATCGACCAAGACGAGGGCGTCGCTGGTGACCGCGAGCGGCACCGAGCCGCGGAAGCGCGCCGTGCCGCCGCTCGATGACGCCCGCCGCGCCACACGGTTCCGCAGGGCGTGGTCGCCGTGCTCGACGCACGCACCGACGAGCCGGTCGTGCGCTACGGACGGGAGGGCGCCGTCGTCGCCCTAACCGGGGCGCGGTAGCCGGCGGCGCGGCGAGCGTGCTAGACGCCGCCGGAGGAGGGCCGGATGGCGAAGGCACGCAAGCGCAAGAAGACGAAGGCGAGCGGGCGCAAGCGGGCTTCCGGGCGCGCGACCAAGCCGAAGAAGCGGGCGAAGCGCCGCCCCAAGCGCTCGGCGAAGCCCAAGACCCGCACGCGGCGCGCCGCCAAGCCGAAGGCGCGCGCCAAGCGTCGCGTCGCGCCGCGCACGAAGGTGCGCGCGATGGCCTCGCGACCTCCGCAGCCCGCAACCGCGGCGTTCGCGCCCCCTCCTATCGCGCCGGCGGCGGTGCCGGCGGACGGGCTACGCGCGAAGGTCGAGGCCTCGCTCGTCGCCCGCGGCTACCATCCACCGGAA
The sequence above is a segment of the Candidatus Eisenbacteria bacterium genome. Coding sequences within it:
- a CDS encoding Lrp/AsnC family transcriptional regulator, which produces MRFGANADAAPDDTDLRIMSLLQEDCRTPLARLGEQVGLSAPAVLERIKKLEAANVITGYHAILDGRRIGLDVTAFIGVLTTNPDSIEAFEQQVTAVENVLECHHVTGAFTFLLKVKTANTSTLERLISKIRSIDGVARTETTVVLSTHIERVQLGLEPEDTVPPTHTRRTRRSSEGTGHLRRA